CTGATCGGCGACACCGTTCTGGTCAACGGGACGTTCGATCCGTACCTCGAAGTCGGCTCCTCGCTGGTGCGCTTCCGCCTCCTGAACGCCTCGAACGCCCGCGTCTATCGCGTCGGCTTCGCCGACGGCCGGACGTTCCAGGCGGTGGCGACCGACAGCGGGCTCCTGGAGAAGCCGGTCCCGGTGGACCGCGTGAAGATCAGCCCGGGCGAGCGGTGCGAGATCGTGGTCGCGTTCCGGGCCGGCGAGACCGTGATCATGAACAGCGTGGGCGAGCCCCGGCAGACCGCCAACGACATCGAGGAGGACGACTTCACCCTCCTCAAGATCGTCGCCGGGCCGGAGCTGACCAGGTCGGCGGCGGTGCCGGCGACGCTCGGCGGCACGGCCACGACGGCGCCGCCGGCCGGGAGCCGGGTGCGCAGGTTCACGCTCAGCGGCTCCGAGATCAACGACCGGGACATGGACATGAACCGGATCGACGAGGTGGTGCCGGCCGGCGCGCTGGAGATCTGGGAGATCGACAACACCACGTTCGCGCACAACTTCCACATCCACGAGGTGGCGTTCCGGATCCTCGACGTGAACGGGGCGCCGCCGCCCGCGTACCAGGCCGGGCCGAAGGACACCGTCTTCCTGCCGAAGCACGCGACGGCGCGGCTCGCGGTGCGGTTCGGCCGGCACACCGACCCGGGGTGGCCGTACATGTACCACTGCCACATCCTGCGGCACGAGGACCGCGGCATGATGGGCCAGTTCGTGATCGTCGCGCCGGGGACGTCAGTCGCGCCTCACCTGAGCCATCCCGGCTGAACCCGGCCCGCCTCGTAGGCCCAGATCACCAGCTGCGCGCGGTCACGCAGTCCGAGTTTGCCCAGCACCCGGCTCACGTGGGTCTTCGCGGTCGCGTGCGAGATGGTGAGCCGGGCGGCGATCTCCTCGTTGGACAGCCCGGCCGCGACCAGGTCGGCGATCTCCGCCTCGCGGGTGGTGAGGCCGGCGTCCGCCGGGGCCGGCGCGGGCCGCCGGACCCGGGACGCCACGTCGGCGATCAGCTTGCGGGTCACCGACGGGGCGAGCAGCGCGTCGCCGCGGGCCACCACCCGTACACAGGTGATCAGCTCGGCCGGCTCGGCGTCCTTGAGCAGGAAGCCGCTGGCGCCGCCGCGGATCGCGCCGTACACGTACTCGTCGAGCTCGTAGGTGGTGAGGATGACGATCCGGACGTCGCTCAGGGCCGGGTCGGCGACGATCCGGCGGGTCGCCTCCAGGCCGTCGAGCACCGGCATCCGGACGTCCATGAACACCACGTCCGGGCGCTCCTGCCGGGCCAGGCGGACCGCCTCCGCGCCGTCGGCGGCCTCGGCGACCACCCGGATGTCCGGCTCGCCGCCGAGGATCGACCGGAATCCGGCCCGGACCAGGCGCTGGTCGTCGGCCAGCAGGACACGGATCATTTCGGCAGCTCCACTCGTACGCTGAATCCGCCATCCGCACCACAGCCCGCCTCGACCTGCCCGCCCAGCGCGGCCGCCCGCTCCCGCATGCCGGTGATGCCGTTGCCCGGAGCGCCCGGCGAACCGGCGCCGTCGTCGTCGATCCGCAGCGTGAGCCGCTCCTTCGTGTCGTCGATGACGATCTCGACGGCGGTGGCGCCGGCGTGCCGGAGCACGTTGCTCAGCGACTCCTGCACGATCCGGAACGCGGCGGCGTCGACCTCCGCGGGCAGGCCGGCGGGCGGCTCGCCGGTCAGCCGCACCGAGACGCCGGTCGCGCGGACCCCGGCCAGCAGGTCGGGCAGGCGGGCCAGCGAGGCATCCGAAGCGCTTCCGGCCGGCGGCATGCGTTCGCTTTCGGTCCGCGGCATGCCTTCGCTCTCGGTCCGCGGCATGCTTTCGCTTTCGGTCCGCAGCATGCCCAGCACGGTACGAAACTCGCGCAGCGCCTCCTTGCTCGCCACCCGGATGTGTTCCAGGGCCTCGAACGCGGTCTCCGGGTCCCGCCGATGCAGCGCCGCCCCCGCCTGCACGCTGATCAGCGAGATCTGGTGCGCCATCACGTCGTGCAGCTCCCGGGCGATCCGCAGCCGCTCCTGCGCGGCCCGGTCCCGGGCGAGCGCCTCGGCCCGCTCCCGCCGCGCCCGGCTGATCTCCCCGGCCGTCACCGTCGCCACCAGGATCGCCGCCTGCCCGATCGCGGTGTCCAGCTCGAACGCCCGGTCCCGCCCGTGCACCAGCAGCGCCATCAGCGGAAACCCGGCCAGCAGCACCAGCACGTCACCGATCGCGAGCCAGCGCCGCCCGTCCCGCGCGACGGTGTACAGCGCGATCACGAACCCGGCGGCCAGCGGCGCGTCCGGGAAGCCGAGCGGGTAGTAGAGCAGCGCGGCCGACCCGGTCACCGCGAGCGCGGTGCGCGGATGCCGGTCCTTCCATGCCAGCGCCCCGGCGCTGACCAGCTGCAACAGCCAGCCCCACGGCCACGCGGCAAGCGATCCGCCGGAGGGCCCGGCGATCAGGAAGATCGCGTTGACCCCGAACACCGCCCCGGACACCGCAACCGGCCGCCATCCCCGCATCCCTCCACCGTAGGGTGATCAACTGTGCGTGACGAGGAGCGGGACGGGTGCATGGTCACGGTCTGCCGGGACTGTTGCTGCGGCAGCCTGAGCAAACATCCGGCCGTCGACCATGACCGGCAGCTGGAACGGCTGCGCGCCGCGCTGGCCCCGGCGCATCAGGTGCGGACCAGCCTCTGCCTCGACGCCTGCTCCCAGTCGAACGTGCTGGTCGTGCAGCCCGCCCCGGAGGCCCGGCGGCGCGGCGCCCGCCCGGTCTGGTTCGGCCTGGTCCTCGACGACCTGGTCCTGGACGACATCACCGCCTGGGTCGCCGCCGGCGGCCCCGGCCGTGCCGAGATGTCCGCGATGCTGGAACTCTCCCGGATCACCCCGCCCTGACCGCCCCCGGTCACCACCCTCGATGCTGACCTTGCGGCAGCCGGGGGCGATACCGTTGCGGAGGTGCGCAGTGACTGGATCCGGCCGAGCCCCGTCCTCGCGCCCTACGTCGACCGGGTCTGGTCGTGGGAGGGGACACCGGACGAGCTGCCGGTCCTGCTGCCGGGCACGGGCGCGGAGCTGGTCGTCCAGCACGGCGCTCCGATGGTGGCGTGCACCTCGTCCGGCACGCGTGAGCTGCCGGCCGCGCACCTGCTGTGCATGCGCCGGTCCCGGTGGCGGCTGAGCGCCGCCGGCCCGGTGCGGTTCACCGCCGTCCGGTTCCGCGCCGGCGCGCTGCCGCACTTCACGTCGGTTCCGGTCGCGGCGGTGATGGACGACGCGGTGGCGGCTGTCGACGTGTTCGGCGTGGCCGGCCGCCGGCTGGCCGGCGAGATTCGGCCGGCTGACCCGCTCGACGTCCGGGCCAGGACCGTCGAGGCGCTGCTCACGCCGCTGATGGGCCGGTCCGGGGCGGATCGGCTTGTCGAGGTGGCGGTGCGTCGCACGTACTACGACGCGGCGAGCGTGCGGGTGAACCGGCTGGGACCTGACCTCGGGCTGAGCGTGCGGCACCTGCGGCGTGGCTTCCTCGCCACGGTGGGTGTGCCGCCGAAGGAGTTCCAGCGGCTGGCCCGATTCCAGCGGTCGATCCGGGCGCTGCTCAACCCGGTGCGGGCGAGCTGTCTGCCGGTCGCGCTCGCGGCCGGTTACTTCGACCAGAGCCACTTCATCAAGGAGTTCCACCACTTCACCGGCCAGCCGCCGGCCAGGATGCTCGGCGGGCCCGTGTCCCATTTCTACTATCCGAGCACCAGCGGCGCCGCCGATGCTTAGGCCATGATCGTTGTCATCGCGACCCTGCACGCCAAGCCCGAGCATGCCGACGAGGTGGAGGCCGCCCTGCGGGTGCTCGAACGGCACACCCGCACCGAGCCCGGCGCCATCGGATACTCGGTGCTCCGCCGGCCGGACGACCGCTTCATCGTCGTCGAGCGCTACGCGGACCAGGCCGCCCACGATGCCCACTTCGCAGCCGACTACCTCACCGATTTCCTGACCCGTGCCGCGACGCTGCTGGTCACCGAGCCGAGCGTGGAGTCGGGTGCGGAGCTGGCCGGATTCGCCCGGCCGGGCATCGCGGAGCCGGCCTCATGACATGCGCGAGCGGCGGGAGCTCGACCGGCCGGGCGGCACCGTCATCGTGAAGCCGCGTCAGCGGCTCAGGACGGCCCGCCAGGTCCGGTGCCGCTCGGCTTCCGGGGTCAGGACGCAGTCGCCGCAGGTGCCGCCGCCCGGGATGCGGTAATAGAGGCAGCAGTTGCGGCGGACCAGGAACCAGCGGTCGCGGCGGGGATCCGGCCGGACCAGGTCCGCCGAGCGTCGCAGCGGCGCCAGGTCCAGCGCGGCCTCGACGATCGCGGCGCTGCGGGCC
Above is a genomic segment from Actinoplanes ianthinogenes containing:
- a CDS encoding response regulator, which produces MIRVLLADDQRLVRAGFRSILGGEPDIRVVAEAADGAEAVRLARQERPDVVFMDVRMPVLDGLEATRRIVADPALSDVRIVILTTYELDEYVYGAIRGGASGFLLKDAEPAELITCVRVVARGDALLAPSVTRKLIADVASRVRRPAPAPADAGLTTREAEIADLVAAGLSNEEIAARLTISHATAKTHVSRVLGKLGLRDRAQLVIWAYEAGRVQPGWLR
- a CDS encoding putative quinol monooxygenase, whose protein sequence is MIVVIATLHAKPEHADEVEAALRVLERHTRTEPGAIGYSVLRRPDDRFIVVERYADQAAHDAHFAADYLTDFLTRAATLLVTEPSVESGAELAGFARPGIAEPAS
- a CDS encoding helix-turn-helix domain-containing protein; the encoded protein is MRSDWIRPSPVLAPYVDRVWSWEGTPDELPVLLPGTGAELVVQHGAPMVACTSSGTRELPAAHLLCMRRSRWRLSAAGPVRFTAVRFRAGALPHFTSVPVAAVMDDAVAAVDVFGVAGRRLAGEIRPADPLDVRARTVEALLTPLMGRSGADRLVEVAVRRTYYDAASVRVNRLGPDLGLSVRHLRRGFLATVGVPPKEFQRLARFQRSIRALLNPVRASCLPVALAAGYFDQSHFIKEFHHFTGQPPARMLGGPVSHFYYPSTSGAADA
- a CDS encoding sensor histidine kinase; amino-acid sequence: MRGWRPVAVSGAVFGVNAIFLIAGPSGGSLAAWPWGWLLQLVSAGALAWKDRHPRTALAVTGSAALLYYPLGFPDAPLAAGFVIALYTVARDGRRWLAIGDVLVLLAGFPLMALLVHGRDRAFELDTAIGQAAILVATVTAGEISRARRERAEALARDRAAQERLRIARELHDVMAHQISLISVQAGAALHRRDPETAFEALEHIRVASKEALREFRTVLGMLRTESESMPRTESEGMPRTESERMPPAGSASDASLARLPDLLAGVRATGVSVRLTGEPPAGLPAEVDAAAFRIVQESLSNVLRHAGATAVEIVIDDTKERLTLRIDDDGAGSPGAPGNGITGMRERAAALGGQVEAGCGADGGFSVRVELPK
- a CDS encoding multicopper oxidase family protein encodes the protein MKRRTLLTLAALSALGGCTESAPAASFANRLRIPPLAEPRPGRDGAREFDLTLRADGHSAFLPGKTTDTWGVNGAYLGPTIRARRGEHVRVAVTNLLPEASTLHWHGMRLPARMDGGPHQMIEPGATWIPEWTIEQGAMTSWYHPHPHERTALHVYRGVAGLFLIDDPAGPELPSRYGVDDVPLIIQDRTFEGDGQFDTNVLGGTYGLIGDTVLVNGTFDPYLEVGSSLVRFRLLNASNARVYRVGFADGRTFQAVATDSGLLEKPVPVDRVKISPGERCEIVVAFRAGETVIMNSVGEPRQTANDIEEDDFTLLKIVAGPELTRSAAVPATLGGTATTAPPAGSRVRRFTLSGSEINDRDMDMNRIDEVVPAGALEIWEIDNTTFAHNFHIHEVAFRILDVNGAPPPAYQAGPKDTVFLPKHATARLAVRFGRHTDPGWPYMYHCHILRHEDRGMMGQFVIVAPGTSVAPHLSHPG